CGGAAAACTGAACCTAGAGAGCCTGGGCACGTCAGACCTCTCTCACAACTTTTCAGGTAAACTTGCTTTCTTCATTAGGGACCTAGTCTCAAACAGATCCTTCATGGTCGATACAGGATCAAGTTGCAGTATTTTGCCATTACGGTTCAGCTCTAATAAGCCACAGTTATCCAATATTTCCTTATACGCGGTGAACCAGTCTCCCATCAAAACCTACGGTCAGACATCTTTAACTCTAGATCTTGCCTTGCGTCGAAATTTCAAATGGAATTTTGTCATCGCTGACCTGCCTCATACTATCCTCGGGGCGGACTTCTTACACCACTATTCACTCATGGTAGATGTAAGGAGACAGAGACTTGTTGATACTACCACATCTTTATCCACACCTGCATGTGAATCTACCGCTGCTATCCTCAGCCCATCGTTTTTTGTAACTGCTACCAGTTACCAGTTCCATACTCTTCTTGCTTCGTTTCCAGAGTTAACGGATCTCTCATTTAAGCCTACCCAGACAGTCCACTCGACTCAACATTTTATTACAACAACTGGTCTACCCGTTTTCTCTCGTCCAAGTAAATTAGCGCCAGACAGGCTCAAGAAAGCCCGCGCGGCATTCGAGCACATGCTCTCCAGCTCGGTCTTATACGCCTTCTTCTAGCCTTTGGGCATCTTCGCTACACTTAGCTCGGAAGGGTAAAGCGGATTTTAGACCCGTTGGTGATTACAGGAGACTTAATGCTATCACCACGTCCGATCGTTATCCTCTGCCCAACTTAAGGATTTCTCTTATGTTCTCCATGGTTGCACTATATTTTCCAAAGTGGAACTGGTACGTGTATACCACCAAATTCCGATGAACCCGGAAGATATACCTAAAACTGTCGTAAGTTATACTTATCAAGAACGAGGAAAAGAACGGTTTCGAGAGAATGTCTGGTGTGAGAGAATAAAGCATAAGTGGAATGTCTGTTCGAGTGTCAAAGCAGCTTCATGACATGTCACTTAAATGTCAACCATCAACGACAATTTGTTGATCCAAACACAGGAGCAAACACTCAGGCAGTTGAAAGAAACTGGCTTGGTTCAAAAGTTcgcattttgaaaaaaatcacaCTTTGATCATTTCTGCTGGTGTATGATGAGAAAAAACTCTGATGATCTATTTCTTGCTTTTCTAGTTGATGTTCGTTCGACTCACCGATAAAATTAGTAAACTTGTTTCAAATTTGCTTCATTCTAATTTctgtttaataatggtttcaaattttgtaaaagggcagccattttggggaaggggatgagtcgattacatcgaccccagtgttcaactggtgtttattttatcgaccccgaaaggatgaaaggcaaagtcgacctcggtagaatttgaactcagaacgtagcgacgagcgaaattcctatttctatttctttactacccacaaggggctaaacacagagaggagaaacaaggacagacaaacgtattaagtctattatatcgaccccagtgcgtaactggtacttatttaatcgaccccgaaaggatgaaaggcgtgctaacgaatctgatAGTTTGCCatgtaataaaatgtataaaaattttaattctctaGTTTTGACTTTTCTTACTGATATTCGTTCGATTCGCCCATAAAATTAGTAAACTTGTTTCAAATCtgcttcattttaatttttctaaagaaatgtataaaatgtaagaatgttttatttaagccataataaataaatggaacaTGTAGCTCGCATGTTAATGTAGAAATTGACTCTTATGTTTGCTACGTAGATCGCATACCAAAGTAGCATCGTGCCGCTGAGTGTCACGTGCGTCAAGAGGGAATGACCCAAATGTGGTTTCAgaaggatttggctgctatgttttAGAAGATAAATCAACACCTTTAGTAAAAAGGTTTCCTCGTTTGCTCGACAATTGTTGATAATGTTATTTATCCCCAGATAACCTCAAATTGGACAGACCCACGGTGATTAATGGTGTTACAGCCATGGCATCCTGTCTCTGATTACATTATCGACTGTTGCTGTCCTTTCAAGACACTGGGACGAGAGCTGTTATCGTTTGACTCCAGGCGAGTTCTGACTGACCCAAGCCtataatcaaaggcgttccaaccgCGACCATCACTTCTTGGCGATCCTTCAGTATTGGTCTCCAGGATATCGGTATGAGGGTACGACGTTATTCACCTCCCTTTTCAGCCTATCCTTTTTATCTGTCATGAGAGAAGGTTCTGTGGATGAATGGCGTCGTGTACCATTATCGAAGGATTGCATATGATTACCTCGTTCACTGTACTCTTACGTTTCTTTTACGAGTGTAGGTTTGAattgaggaaaatttggttgctatttctagcaggattcAAAATCACATCGTTTGTTTAGCTCCAAGACAGTGCTGATCAAGTAGACCTTTAAAAGATGATGAACTGGAAGATTTGCTATAATGTCGAACAAGAGGCCAGCTGTATTTAGTTGTGGATTTtatacattttgatttcaaatcatgCCGAGGCCAATTTTGCCTTTCCTCCATCCATTGTCAATAAAACAAAGAACCATTCAAGTAATTGAATCAATTTGATTTTTTTAGGAAGCTCTCTGGGATGGAATTTTAGTCTAAGCACTCCATATAACCTcttataattaaacattttttttgaaattttcagaaagtTTTTGCGAATGTGTGTACTACACATGGGAACgcatacaattatgcaaaaaaatGTGATTTAAGGTGATTTAGTAGTTGTTTTTAGCACATTACACGACCACTTGataccttcctcgtttctttgtcactccGACATGCAttgatgtttttaaatatttttcttcccatAAGTACATTtcatggaatgatgatgcactCAAAGGAGGGATTTAAAGCAAAAGATTCGGACtctgatattaaaaaaattcgaaaaagagTGGAAATTTAAGGATTTATAGGTGGAGGTGTTAAAAATTGAAAGACGAAAAAAGAGTTATGAGGAGTTATATGGCGgcgcttaaaccagaattccgccCTTCctggatgtgaatggaattataatagaagactcagAACTGTCTTCTATTTAATAAATTACCGTTCAATGATCACTTCTGTGTGTGACAGTGGTCTAGCTACGAAGCCTCTCGCACTCTCTCTCGTACTCACTCTTTTACtctgcttctgtctgtctgtctctctctctcgacgcTTAACGTTCATCAGAGACAAGAGAGGGGGGCACCCTCTAGTGATGGAGACAGGAAAATACACACTAGTTGCTAGCAAGGGGTAGATAACTCTTGCCTCTGACGTCAGACAAACATGGAGGCTTATGTCCTTTCTCGACGTCCAGAGATGTTTTGATGTTTCAGGTAAGTGGAGACCAGTATTATAGTCGACGATCTCTAACCTATTTCTTTTATCCGATAAGATGAAGTTCACATCTTGGGTACAAACGTTACATTATGATCACCAGCATTTTTGTAAAGACAATAATGTGGTAATTGTACGACTAAGGCACCTGTTacaatttaaaatgaaaactaaTGTACTTAAAACATGACACGGAGAGACATagcatctatccattcatctttccatctatctatctatctttctatctccacacatacatacatttatacacacacatatgtcaaatatgtatgtatgtatgtcaaatatatatacatttactagttacatacacaatatatatatatgcgtgtgtatacgctCCAGCCTGACGACGGCTGGTTaacatgtaaaagtatatatatacataaatgttttctatacacatgtatagatgttatacacacacacacatgtgtgtatgtgtctaatcACCTCGTTTCTGATTCCTTTGGgtataattatgtttattattataatgttgcTATGAACTTCTATGATAACGAAATTGCTCGGCCGAAAGCAAAAAGGAGAATCACAAgctataaacatttataaaatggGGAGGAACTAGAAAAGGAAGATAACACATTaaaatctgaaaaaagaaaaaaaggaggaaagtGATCGAGGCGTTTTGGATTGTTCTGTGTTTTTCTTCGTATTACTATTTTAAGAATTGATCCTAATGAGTTAATGTTGATCTGTCTcttaaatctgtctgtctgtctatctatcgctcATACATTACATTATGTATGTTGTTTAATCACAATAGAATCATACGTTTATACACGcacgttttatatgtatgtatctgcaaatGTTTATCCCCACACATGCTTAtacgcatatgtttatatacaaatatatgtttgtacatacgcacactcacataaacatatacatactctaCATTCTGTATGATAAAAGTCTAAAAGCTGACACAAAACAATAGATGTATTCGTCTTTGGACTAGAATACAGAGAGAATCCTTATTCCACCCACCTCCTGTTAGTAGCAGACAGCTACCAATATTTACTGTTCTACAATAGAGCAgagccatatatatttatttatattccagGCTACAAACACGGGCGTTCGTTTTAAGGGAACACATACATTCTGgctgtgtgttagtatgtatatatatatatatatatatagctcagtaCATAAATATTGACTGATGTATATTTCTCCCTAGCTATTTTGATggctgttatatgtgtgtgtgtgtttgtgttgttatatAGCACAAACTATATATAGACATTGTTGCACCTGCTGAGCAAAATGTGTATGTGAGGGGCttttttgtgcgtgtttgtgtgtatgcgctgtcgcacacatatataggatcGTAGACTTAGCTGCTTTCGGCAGATGAACCTTCGCTGGAATTTTTCTTCCCGTGTCTTTCCACCTATTTTTATTTCCATGTCAAATAAGTCTTTGTTGCAGAcgtttagtttcctctttatccgCCCTATAAAAGCACTAGAAATACGCGATTGTTGAAATTCCTTCATCCCTATCATTGTGGAAAAAAGACTGACTATGGCAGTCCTGTTTAAATGCCAACCCCAACAGTTTGTCTTGTTTATTTCTGTCACTATCTTGTGCTATCCtgttcgtctgtgtgtgtatctatcccgTATTGCCTGGCCATCCATCTATCTGGTCAAATGACATGATTTTctctgtgtgtgaaagaaagtctTGTCTCAATGACGGAACGTATCTATACATCTGTTTTGGATATACAAAATGAAATAGATTTCAATGCCTTTACCAAGAGTTTATTCGTTCCAAGCTGGCGACTTACTCCATCACTGTGCTTTTGGATATACAAATGAAATAGTCTTTAATGCCTGTACAAAGAGTTTATTCGTTCCAACTGGCGACTAACTCCGTCACTGTTCTGTGTTTCTTGCAGCTGTGCGTTTTTTTCCGTGACCGAGAGTCATCGACTTGGaacaattattatataaacaATGAGGTATTACATTTAACACGCGTTTTCCTCTGGGCGTGTCTGTCTCCTTGATGTGATATTTTCTTGGTGAATCAAGAAATGATGGATTTTCCTTTTCAATATTTTGTATGCaagttttcattttattgtgCTTGAAATACGAAAGTACCTGGCAACTATGGatagcctgtgtgtatgtatatatatatgaatatatgtatgtatacatatacgtatatatatgtgtgtatatatatatatatatgcatatatgcgtatatatatgtatataaacgtgtatatgtatatatatgtatatatatgtatatacatatatatacatatacacgtttatatacatatatatatgcgtatatatatgtatataaacgtgtatatgtatatatatgtatatatatgtatatacatatatatatgtgtatttatatatgtatatatgtatgtatgtatatatatatatatgtatatatatgtgtgtatatatatatatatatgcatatatgcgtatatatatgtatataaacgtgtatatgtatatatatatgtatatatatatgtatatatatatatatatatatatatatatgtgtatttatatatgtatatatgcgtatatatatatgtatatacatatgtatatatatatgtatatatttgtatgtgtatatatggatatgtatgtatatatgtatgtttaaaaatatgtatatatatatatgtatgcttatatatatgtgtgtatatatatgtatatatatatgtgtgtgtatatatatgtatgtatatatatatgtatatatatgtatatatatatgtgtatatatatatgtatatatatatatatgtatatatatatatgtatatatatgcatatatatatgtatatatatatatgtatatatatacatatatatatgcatatatcatcatttagcgtccgctttccatgctagcatgggttggacgattcaactggggtctgtgaagccagaaggctgcatcaggcagtctgatgtggcagagcttctacggctggatgcccttcctaacaccaaccactccgtgagtgtagtgggtgctttttacgtgccacccgcacaggtgccagaaggagctggcaaacggccacggacggatggtgctttttacgtgccaccggcacgggggccaggcgaggctggcaacggccacgaacggatatatatgtatgtatatatatatatatatgcatgtatatatatatatatatgtatgtatatatatatgtgtgtatatgtatgtatatatatatgtgtgtatatgtgtatgtatatatatgtatgggtatatgtgtatgtatatatatgggtatatgtgtatgtatatatatgggtatatgtgtatgtatatatatgggtatatgtgtatgtatatatatatatgggtatatatgtatgtgtatatatgtatttatgtatgtttatatgtgtatatatgtatgtgtatatatatatatacacacacatacacactcaattgGATTGTTTAGACTcgcatttatctttatatataagggaGATAGGGAACTTTATTGAAGACTCAATATTTGGATTCGCTTTAAATGCCATATCTGTGGTATAATTACTATTAATTCTCCTCTAGACTTTCTTTCAAAGCACCCCAAAAGGTACAT
This portion of the Octopus sinensis linkage group LG12, ASM634580v1, whole genome shotgun sequence genome encodes:
- the LOC115217882 gene encoding uncharacterized protein LOC115217882, which translates into the protein MVDTGSSCSILPLRFSSNKPQLSNISLYAVNQSPIKTYGQTSLTLDLALRRNFKWNFVIADLPHTILGADFLHHYSLMVDVRRQRLVDTTTSLSTPACESTAAILSPSFFVTATSYQFHTLLASFPELTDLSFKPTQTVHSTQHFITTTGLPVFSRPSKLAPDRLKKARAAFEHMLSSSVLYAFF